From Clostridium sp. SY8519:
CGTTGGGTTTGGCGTGATGAATATAGTCTTTTTCCTCAATCAGTGTATACTCCGGTACGGTAAGCAGCCGGTCGCGCATGTCATAGACATCCTTTAAGAAGGCGCAAACGACGCGGATCCCGATGGCATCATGAATTTCCTGCAGGGCGGAAGCTTCCGTCTCCGGGAGCCCCTTTCTTCTGCATTTTTCCCGCATGCTGTCTTCACTTTTGATGCGCGAAAGACAGTGCTCTACCGGATCCGATCCCAGCTCTTTGCTCATTTCCGTGCGGAACTGCCCGATTTTTTCGAGTATTTCCTGCATCACCGCTTCCATCTGCGGAAGGTGTGTGCCATAGATGCTGTTCGTTTCCGTATTTTCCGCTGAATCCATAAATCTGCTCCTTTTCTCAGGCTTATGGCTGACAGCTCCTGCCGGCTTTCATCCGGTCATCCTGTCAGCACACAAAGAGTATACCACAAAATACCTGCGCAGACCCTTTCTTCACACATTCTTCATGAACTGTCGGTACTCCTGTTTTCTGCTTGTTCACCCGTTCTCCGTTTGCCCCGTCCACGCCCCGGCCGCACGTTCTGTCCTCCGGTACCTCCCGGAAAGAAAAAAAACCGGAACCGCCGCACATTCGCGTGCTTCGGTTCCGGGCAGGTTTTTCTGTCTGCTGTTTTACTCTTTTTCCGTCATTACACTCATATATGCCGGACGGATGATCTTGTCGGTACAGATCAGTTCTTCCAGACGGTGGGCGCTCCAGCCCACGATTCTCGCAATGGCAAAGATCGCGGTATACAGCTCCTGAGGAATTCCCAGCATGTCATAAACAAAGCCGCTGTAAAAATCCACATTGGGGCACACCTTTTTCGGCAGTTTGCGTTTTTTCGCCAGAAGCTCCGGCGCCAGTTCCTCGATGTTCTGGTACAGGGCGAAGTCTTCCTGACGGCCCTTTTCTTCTACCAGCTGTTCCACATAGGACTTAAATACCCGTTCCCGGGGATCTGACAGGGTATATACCGCATGGCCGATTCCATAAACCAGGCCCTTTCCGTCAAACGCGTCTCCGTCCAGGATCCGGTTTAAGTAGGCCGCCACTTCCTCCTTATCGTCGAAGCGGCTGACATGGCTGCGGATATCGCTCATCATTTCCATGACTTTGATATTGGCTCCGCCGTGTTTCGGCCCTTTCAGAGAGGCCATGGCCGCCGCGATGGTGGAATAGGTGTCGGATCCGGAAGAGGTCACCACACGGGTGGTGAATGTGGAATTGTTTCCGCCGCCGTGTTCCATATGCAGAATCAGCGCGGTATCCAGTACCTTTGCCTCCAGTGGTGTGTATTTCTGATCCGGACGCAGTAAAAGGAGAAGATTCTCCGCAGTGGACAGTTCCGGATCCGGGAAATGAATGTACAGGCTGTCCCCGTTTCTGTAATAGTTGTAGGCGTGATACGCATACGCCGCCAGCAGCGGAAATTCCGCAACCAGCTGGATGCACTGGCGCATGGCGTTCGGTACGCTGGTATCCTTCGCCCGGTCGTCATAGGAAGCCAGGGACAGGATTCCTTTCATCATATTGTTCATCAGATCATCACTGGGCGCCTTCATCAGTACATCCCGCACAAAATGGGAAGGCAGCTGACGCTTTCCGCCCAGATACTCCCGGAATTCCTCCAGCTGTCTGCCGCTCATCATCTCGCCGGTCAGCAGAAGCGCCGCTATCTTTTCGTATCCCAGCTCCTGCGGTCCGAGATTTTTCAGAAGACTTTCAATCCGGTATCCCCGGTACCACAGCTGTCCGTCACAGGGAATGCTGCGGCCGTCCACTTCCTTGAAGGATACGATTTTTGAGATACTGGTCAGACCGGTGAGGATTCCCTTTCCCCGGTCATCCCTCAGTCCCAGATTGACGCCGTACTCTTCAAACAGCACCGGGGCAATCCGGTCATTGGCCCTGCTGATTTCACTCAGCTGGCTGATGTATTCACTGTCATTGTTCCAGTTATTCATTCTTTTCCTCCCATGCTTCCAGTTCTTCCTGGAATACTTCATCCAGCTGCTCCATCTGTATCAGGAGATTCAGCATATTTTCCTTTCCGAACTTCTGGATGACATTGGAGAAATATTCTTTCAGATTCTTCTCCTGTCTGCTCAGCACTTCCCGGCCCAGGCTGGTGGTCTGAATATAGGTCCCCTCGCTGCCGTCTCCGTCATGGGTCCAGGAAACCAGTCCTCGGGCTTTGATGTCTTTGACCAGATCGGAGGCCTGACGGATGGTGATTTCCAGCATTTCCGCAATGTTTTTCAGGTAGGTTTTTCCGTCTTCTGTTTCCTTTTCATTCTGTACCGCCGCATGCAGAATCACATATTCCTGCACAGACAGTTCATTCATGAAATTAAAGACATGTTTCCTTCCAAAAAGATATCTCTGAAAAACCAGCTCATAAGAAAGATTTCCGATATCATCGGAACGTTTCAGTTTGTGTGTCATACCGTACTCCTTTTCTCTTTTTTCTGCCTGGAGAACCATCCGTCTGCCGCCGAGCCGTTTCCTTATTTTTCCTCTGTCAGCAGCTCTGTCAGACTGCGGATCTCCGGTACCGGACGGTCCACAGAACCGAATCCGTAAGACGCGTAGACAAAGGGCACCCCAGCCTCCCGGCAGGCGTCCAGATCTCCCTGGGTATCGCCCACGTAACAGCAGGATCCGATCCGGTGTCCTTCTATCATCTGTCTTAAATTATCTGCTTTTCCTCTGCCGGTATCGCCCCAGCACAGCGTATCCGACACATAGCGGCGGAAGCTGTAATGATCCAGGAAGGCCTCAATATAGCCCTGCTGACAGTTGCTGATGATTCCGATGCTGCAATGCCTGTCCGCAAGGCCGGCAAAGGTCTCCTCCAGTCCCGGATACAGCACCGCGCCTCTGGTTCTGAGCCAGGAATTTTCCAGTTCCATACAGTGCCCCATGACCTCCATGGCTTCTTCAAAGGGCAGTTCCGGAAGCAGCGCCCGGGCAAAGCAGTCCATGGTTTTTCCCATGTAAGACAGAAGCTGTTCCCGGGTAATCCGGATCTGTCTGGTGAAAGGATTCTCCCGAAAGGCTGTATTCCAGGCCTCTGTAATCAGTTCAGTGGTGTCCCAGAGTGTGCCGTCCATATCAAAGATGATCCAGGAATTCTCTTCTCTGCCGGACAGCGCCTCCGGCCAGTATTCAGGCTTCATCGATGGCCTTG
This genomic window contains:
- a CDS encoding GTP pyrophosphokinase codes for the protein MDSAENTETNSIYGTHLPQMEAVMQEILEKIGQFRTEMSKELGSDPVEHCLSRIKSEDSMREKCRRKGLPETEASALQEIHDAIGIRVVCAFLKDVYDMRDRLLTVPEYTLIEEKDYIHHAKPNGYRSYHMILQVRGYYAEIQLRTISMDTWAALEHHMKYKKKVPDNEKLISAELKRCADELASTDVSMQTIRDMIMNADSR
- a CDS encoding citrate synthase, which produces MNNWNNDSEYISQLSEISRANDRIAPVLFEEYGVNLGLRDDRGKGILTGLTSISKIVSFKEVDGRSIPCDGQLWYRGYRIESLLKNLGPQELGYEKIAALLLTGEMMSGRQLEEFREYLGGKRQLPSHFVRDVLMKAPSDDLMNNMMKGILSLASYDDRAKDTSVPNAMRQCIQLVAEFPLLAAYAYHAYNYYRNGDSLYIHFPDPELSTAENLLLLLRPDQKYTPLEAKVLDTALILHMEHGGGNNSTFTTRVVTSSGSDTYSTIAAAMASLKGPKHGGANIKVMEMMSDIRSHVSRFDDKEEVAAYLNRILDGDAFDGKGLVYGIGHAVYTLSDPRERVFKSYVEQLVEEKGRQEDFALYQNIEELAPELLAKKRKLPKKVCPNVDFYSGFVYDMLGIPQELYTAIFAIARIVGWSAHRLEELICTDKIIRPAYMSVMTEKE
- a CDS encoding transcriptional regulator; translated protein: MTHKLKRSDDIGNLSYELVFQRYLFGRKHVFNFMNELSVQEYVILHAAVQNEKETEDGKTYLKNIAEMLEITIRQASDLVKDIKARGLVSWTHDGDGSEGTYIQTTSLGREVLSRQEKNLKEYFSNVIQKFGKENMLNLLIQMEQLDEVFQEELEAWEEKNE
- a CDS encoding HAD family hydrolase; this encodes MKPEYWPEALSGREENSWIIFDMDGTLWDTTELITEAWNTAFRENPFTRQIRITREQLLSYMGKTMDCFARALLPELPFEEAMEVMGHCMELENSWLRTRGAVLYPGLEETFAGLADRHCSIGIISNCQQGYIEAFLDHYSFRRYVSDTLCWGDTGRGKADNLRQMIEGHRIGSCCYVGDTQGDLDACREAGVPFVYASYGFGSVDRPVPEIRSLTELLTEEK